In Rhodoferax koreense, a genomic segment contains:
- a CDS encoding gamma-glutamyltransferase family protein yields the protein MNFNFSNPYPSVRIPVFARNVVSTSHPLAAQAGLRMLYKGGSAVDAAIAAAATITLTEPVSNGLGSDAFCILWDGKELHGLNASGTAPQAWTPDYFKTKYGADTKTPPKRGIDSVTVPGAVAGWMALSERFGKLPFADLMEPAIEIAERGYLIPPVVQQKWAAATPELRSVAGFAEAFLPWGRAPEVGELFRFPAAARALRAIAQSKGEAFYRGEIAEALVRFAKEQGGALSLEDLATFKPEWVKPMAQNYRGHTLHEIPPNGQGIAALIAVGILEQFDLASHAVDGVDSQHLQIEAMKLAFADVYRYVADPYAMEFPPERLLDPAYLASRARLIDMKRAQDFGAGNPVKGGTIYLTAADENGMMVSFIQSNYMGFGSGCVEPEFGISLQNRGHGFNTDPAGPNTANLVAPGKRPFHTIIPAFLTKDGQPVMSYGVMGGNMQPQGHMQTLVRMLDYGQNPQAACDAPRWRFNAGLEINVEAAMAKATVQGLADRGHRMDVINDSYQDFGAGQFIWRMGDPKVEGYLVASDSRRDGLAAGF from the coding sequence ATGAACTTCAACTTCAGCAATCCTTATCCTTCGGTGCGCATCCCCGTGTTCGCGCGCAACGTGGTGTCGACATCCCATCCACTCGCGGCGCAGGCCGGTCTGCGCATGCTCTACAAGGGCGGCAGCGCGGTCGACGCGGCCATCGCCGCCGCGGCCACCATCACGCTGACCGAGCCGGTGAGCAACGGCCTGGGCAGCGACGCCTTCTGCATCCTGTGGGATGGCAAGGAACTGCACGGCCTGAACGCCAGCGGCACCGCGCCCCAGGCCTGGACGCCGGACTACTTCAAGACCAAGTACGGCGCCGACACCAAGACCCCGCCCAAGCGCGGCATCGACAGCGTGACGGTGCCGGGTGCCGTGGCTGGCTGGATGGCGCTGAGCGAGCGTTTCGGCAAGCTGCCTTTCGCCGACCTGATGGAGCCGGCGATCGAGATCGCCGAGCGGGGCTACCTGATTCCGCCGGTGGTGCAGCAGAAATGGGCCGCGGCCACGCCGGAACTGCGCTCCGTTGCCGGCTTCGCCGAAGCCTTTCTGCCTTGGGGCCGTGCACCCGAGGTCGGCGAGCTGTTCCGCTTTCCCGCCGCCGCGCGTGCGTTGCGGGCCATCGCGCAGAGCAAGGGTGAAGCCTTCTACCGCGGCGAGATCGCCGAGGCCCTGGTGCGTTTCGCCAAGGAGCAGGGCGGCGCGCTGTCGCTGGAAGACCTGGCCACGTTCAAGCCCGAATGGGTGAAGCCGATGGCGCAGAACTACCGTGGCCACACGCTGCACGAGATCCCGCCGAACGGCCAGGGCATCGCTGCGCTGATCGCCGTCGGTATCCTGGAGCAGTTCGATTTGGCCAGCCATGCGGTGGACGGCGTCGATTCGCAGCATCTGCAGATCGAGGCCATGAAACTCGCCTTCGCCGACGTCTACCGGTATGTGGCCGACCCTTATGCGATGGAGTTCCCGCCCGAGCGCCTGCTCGACCCGGCCTACCTCGCTTCGCGCGCCAGGCTCATCGACATGAAGCGTGCGCAGGATTTCGGCGCCGGCAACCCGGTCAAGGGCGGCACCATCTACCTGACCGCTGCCGACGAAAACGGCATGATGGTCAGCTTCATCCAGAGCAACTACATGGGCTTCGGTTCCGGTTGTGTCGAGCCCGAGTTCGGCATCAGCCTGCAGAACCGCGGCCACGGCTTCAACACCGATCCGGCCGGTCCGAACACCGCCAACCTGGTGGCGCCGGGCAAGCGGCCGTTCCACACCATCATCCCGGCCTTCCTCACCAAGGACGGCCAGCCGGTGATGAGTTACGGCGTGATGGGCGGCAACATGCAGCCGCAAGGCCACATGCAGACCCTGGTGCGCATGCTCGACTATGGCCAGAACCCGCAGGCCGCTTGCGACGCGCCGCGCTGGCGCTTCAATGCGGGGCTCGAGATCAACGTGGAAGCGGCCATGGCCAAGGCCACGGTGCAGGGCCTGGCCGACCGCGGCCACCGCATGGATGTGATCAACGATTCCTACCAGGACTTCGGCGCCGGCCAGTTCATCTGGCGCATGGGCGATCCGAAGGTCGAGGGGTACCTGGTCGCCAGTGATTCGCGGCGTGACGGTCTGGCTGCAGGGTTCTGA
- a CDS encoding AraC family transcriptional regulator, with translation MSIETKTLPAMHLAYVRHTGPYGSPGIAQQWASFGEWATAQGLMTPRRRMLGISLDNPMTTPPAQCRYDLCIEVDSDFKPEGGIALQDFPGGRYACVPFKGTALAIGPAWMQVFAQWLPQSGLRPTGQPAFEFYDTDFEFDAQTGVFNCELCVPV, from the coding sequence ATGTCCATCGAAACCAAAACCCTGCCCGCCATGCACCTGGCCTACGTGCGCCACACCGGCCCCTACGGCAGCCCCGGCATCGCGCAGCAATGGGCCAGCTTCGGCGAATGGGCCACGGCCCAGGGGCTGATGACGCCGCGCCGCCGCATGCTCGGCATCAGCCTGGACAACCCGATGACCACGCCGCCGGCCCAGTGTCGCTACGACCTGTGCATCGAGGTGGATTCCGACTTCAAGCCCGAAGGCGGCATCGCCTTGCAGGATTTCCCCGGCGGCCGATACGCCTGCGTGCCATTCAAGGGCACGGCGCTGGCCATCGGCCCGGCGTGGATGCAGGTGTTTGCGCAGTGGCTGCCGCAAAGCGGCCTGCGGCCGACCGGCCAGCCGGCGTTCGAGTTCTACGACACCGACTTCGAATTCGACGCGCAGACCGGCGTGTTCAACTGCGAACTCTGCGTGCCGGTCTGA
- a CDS encoding type II toxin-antitoxin system HipA family toxin, which translates to MVTFRRPRSDPRDHMLAVWTNGEHVGTWSMVNGEHRFQYDEAWLASPATRWLSLSLPFTPENVAHRGAVVLNFFENLLPDSDAIRQRMQDRFATGSNAPFDLLAAVGRDCVGAIQLLPLGQAPVGFDRIEAKTLRDIGVEQAIHNAVAGGRVLGQFDDDDFRFSIAGAQEKTALLWHEGAWCRPLGATPTTHIFKLPLGLVGNMRADMQTSVENEWLCARLIAQLGLPVADCEIARFGEQKVLVVERFDRMLLQPAGSPAWIARLPQEDFCQALGVAGAMKYEADGGPGIRAVLRQLDNSSRADADKLVFIQTQLAFWLMAATDGHAKNFSIFLERGGGYRLTPLYDVISAWPIVGTGPRQIHPRRAKLAMALRGKNTHYHLHEIHTRHWQQLALQSGVPGAFDHMVALVLQVPDALDQVAQTLPKDFPPGVFEAIRRGMLAQAELFVDELD; encoded by the coding sequence ATGGTGACGTTTCGCCGCCCCCGAAGCGATCCGCGCGATCACATGCTGGCGGTATGGACCAACGGCGAACATGTGGGCACCTGGTCGATGGTCAATGGCGAGCACCGCTTCCAGTATGACGAAGCCTGGCTGGCCTCGCCGGCCACACGCTGGCTGTCGCTGTCGCTACCGTTCACACCCGAAAACGTCGCCCACCGTGGCGCCGTGGTGCTCAACTTTTTCGAGAACCTGCTGCCCGACAGCGACGCTATCCGCCAACGCATGCAGGACCGGTTCGCCACCGGCAGCAACGCGCCCTTCGATCTGCTGGCTGCAGTCGGCCGCGACTGCGTGGGCGCGATTCAGCTACTGCCGCTGGGGCAGGCACCGGTCGGTTTCGACCGCATCGAGGCCAAGACCCTGCGTGACATTGGCGTCGAACAAGCCATCCACAACGCCGTGGCCGGCGGACGCGTACTCGGCCAGTTCGATGACGATGACTTCCGCTTCTCCATCGCCGGCGCACAGGAGAAAACAGCCCTGCTCTGGCATGAAGGCGCATGGTGCCGGCCGCTCGGCGCCACGCCGACGACGCACATCTTCAAGCTGCCGCTGGGCCTGGTGGGCAACATGCGCGCCGACATGCAGACCTCGGTCGAGAACGAATGGCTGTGTGCCCGGCTCATCGCGCAACTCGGCCTGCCGGTAGCCGACTGCGAAATCGCCCGTTTTGGCGAACAGAAGGTGCTGGTGGTGGAACGTTTCGACCGCATGCTGCTGCAACCGGCCGGCTCGCCGGCATGGATCGCCAGGCTGCCGCAGGAAGATTTTTGCCAGGCCCTGGGCGTGGCCGGCGCCATGAAATACGAGGCCGACGGCGGGCCGGGCATCCGTGCCGTCTTGCGCCAGTTGGACAACAGCAGCCGTGCCGACGCCGACAAGCTGGTCTTCATCCAGACTCAGCTCGCCTTCTGGCTCATGGCCGCCACCGATGGCCACGCGAAGAACTTCTCCATCTTCCTGGAACGCGGCGGCGGCTATCGCCTGACGCCGCTGTACGACGTGATCTCGGCCTGGCCGATCGTCGGCACCGGGCCGCGCCAGATCCACCCGCGCCGCGCCAAACTTGCGATGGCGCTGCGTGGCAAGAATACGCACTACCACCTGCACGAGATCCACACGCGCCACTGGCAGCAATTGGCGCTGCAAAGCGGTGTGCCCGGGGCCTTCGATCACATGGTGGCTCTGGTGCTGCAGGTGCCGGATGCGCTCGACCAGGTGGCGCAAACCTTGCCGAAAGACTTTCCGCCCGGCGTGTTCGAGGCTATCCGCCGCGGCATGCTGGCCCAGGCCGAGCTATTCGTGGACGAACTCGACTAG
- a CDS encoding helix-turn-helix transcriptional regulator, producing the protein MYLADSPQQLRTILRSLRQARGMTQAQLGERIGVTQKRIARIEAAPEKTAYDQIARIVTALGGRLVIDEPARHRVAESEPDSW; encoded by the coding sequence ATGTATCTCGCAGACTCACCCCAGCAGTTGCGGACCATTTTGCGTTCCCTCAGGCAGGCGCGTGGCATGACGCAGGCGCAGCTGGGCGAGCGCATCGGCGTGACGCAAAAGCGCATCGCCCGCATCGAGGCCGCACCCGAGAAAACCGCCTACGACCAGATCGCGCGCATCGTCACCGCGCTGGGCGGCCGGCTGGTGATCGACGAGCCGGCGCGCCATCGCGTGGCCGAGTCGGAACCTGACAGTTGGTAA
- a CDS encoding PLP-dependent aminotransferase family protein gives MPFADRLNNVETSAIRELFKLLGKPGIISFAGGFPDSAMFDVSGIQEAVNAALASEAGGALQYGATEGYNPLREQLASFMGTKGVAGLKPEDLIVTTGSQQALDLLGKTMIDPGDKVIVEGPTFLATIQCFRLYGADLVSAPVDADGVDTDRLEQLIAEHKPKFVYLIPTFGNPSGAMLSLARRKKVLELAVKYQTLIVEDDPYGDLYFGDAPPPSILSLSADVPGSRDFIAHCGSLSKVLSPGLRVGWMIAPAELLAKATMCKQFSDAHTSTFAQATAAQYLKAGRMPATLANVRKVYGERARAMGDALRRELGDAISFTQPQGGLFFWARLTGANGTVADGAELAKRAIEKNVAFVPGAPFYAKDPDHATLRLSFATADVAKIEEGVKRLGQAI, from the coding sequence CTGCCATTCGCCGACCGCCTGAACAACGTCGAAACTTCCGCCATCCGCGAACTCTTCAAGCTGCTGGGCAAGCCCGGCATCATCAGCTTCGCGGGCGGCTTTCCGGACAGCGCGATGTTCGACGTGTCGGGCATCCAGGAAGCCGTGAATGCGGCACTGGCGAGCGAAGCCGGCGGCGCATTGCAATACGGCGCCACCGAGGGCTACAACCCGCTGCGCGAGCAACTGGCGTCGTTCATGGGCACCAAGGGCGTGGCCGGGCTCAAGCCCGAAGACCTGATCGTCACCACCGGTAGCCAGCAGGCGCTGGATCTGCTGGGCAAGACCATGATCGACCCGGGCGACAAGGTGATCGTCGAAGGGCCGACCTTCCTCGCCACCATCCAGTGTTTCCGCCTGTACGGTGCCGACCTGGTGAGTGCGCCGGTGGATGCCGACGGCGTCGATACCGACCGGCTCGAGCAGTTGATCGCCGAGCACAAACCGAAGTTCGTCTACCTGATCCCCACCTTCGGCAACCCCAGCGGCGCCATGCTGAGCCTGGCGCGGCGCAAGAAGGTGCTCGAGCTGGCCGTCAAATACCAGACGCTGATCGTCGAGGACGACCCTTATGGCGACCTGTATTTCGGGGACGCTCCGCCGCCGAGCATCCTGTCGCTGAGCGCCGACGTGCCAGGCAGCCGCGACTTCATCGCGCATTGCGGCAGCCTGAGCAAGGTGCTGAGCCCCGGCCTGCGCGTGGGCTGGATGATCGCTCCGGCCGAGCTGCTGGCCAAGGCCACGATGTGCAAGCAGTTCAGCGACGCCCACACCAGTACCTTCGCCCAGGCCACGGCCGCGCAATACCTCAAGGCCGGCCGCATGCCCGCCACGCTGGCCAACGTGCGCAAGGTCTACGGCGAACGCGCCAGGGCCATGGGCGATGCGCTGCGCCGCGAATTGGGCGATGCCATCAGCTTCACGCAGCCGCAGGGCGGCCTGTTCTTCTGGGCGCGGCTCACGGGTGCCAACGGCACGGTGGCCGACGGTGCAGAACTCGCCAAGCGCGCGATCGAGAAGAACGTGGCCTTCGTGCCGGGCGCGCCGTTCTACGCCAAGGACCCGGACCACGCCACCTTGCGGCTCAGCTTCGCCACGGCGGATGTGGCGAAGATCGAGGAAGGTGTGAAGCGGCTGGGGCAGGCGATCTGA
- a CDS encoding DUF6172 family protein codes for MKKTFQLNIEGKNRDRVLDAVKYEIRKYVKRERRRDLPEGVDFLDFDCRFGATPETAAVAHLAEINGLIDQLAQQGLDQFYVEILAKPGHRQSRPAAQAGVGEEQSAD; via the coding sequence ATGAAGAAAACTTTCCAACTCAACATCGAAGGCAAGAACCGCGACCGGGTTCTGGACGCGGTCAAATACGAAATCCGCAAGTACGTCAAACGTGAGCGCCGACGCGATCTGCCCGAAGGCGTGGACTTTCTCGATTTCGATTGCCGGTTCGGTGCCACGCCGGAAACCGCGGCCGTGGCGCACCTGGCCGAGATCAACGGCCTGATCGACCAGCTGGCGCAACAGGGCCTGGACCAGTTCTACGTGGAGATCCTGGCCAAGCCGGGGCATCGTCAGTCCCGGCCGGCCGCGCAGGCAGGCGTGGGCGAAGAGCAAAGCGCCGACTGA
- the xdhC gene encoding xanthine dehydrogenase accessory protein XdhC has protein sequence MNGIEHFLSRLAGPVAAPAVLVSVESTQGSVPRGVGTWMAVFADAMVGTIGGGHLEFDAIAEARARLAGDTASDGETRRYALGPSLGQCCGGVVHLRFETVGVGDVARLRARLQRPMRPVALFGGGHVGSALAQVFAPLPFSLTWIDSRDGIFPESLPGQVACETSDPVQAAVPGLAAGTLVLIMSFSHAEDLDIVAACLLRQRSRGDLPYIGLIGSATKWATFQRRLRQRGFSDTELGRVTCPIGVPGIRGKEPEVIAVAVAAQLLQIEG, from the coding sequence GTGAATGGGATCGAGCATTTCCTGAGTCGCCTGGCCGGCCCCGTGGCCGCACCGGCGGTGCTGGTGAGCGTGGAGTCTACCCAAGGCTCGGTGCCGCGCGGTGTCGGCACCTGGATGGCCGTATTCGCCGACGCGATGGTGGGTACCATTGGCGGTGGTCACCTCGAGTTCGACGCCATCGCCGAAGCGCGGGCGCGGCTGGCCGGAGACACCGCCTCCGACGGCGAAACCAGGCGTTATGCCCTCGGCCCCAGTCTGGGGCAATGCTGTGGCGGCGTCGTGCATCTGCGTTTCGAGACGGTGGGTGTGGGCGACGTGGCGAGACTGCGCGCAAGGCTGCAGCGCCCGATGCGGCCGGTGGCGTTGTTCGGCGGCGGCCACGTGGGCAGCGCGTTGGCCCAGGTGTTCGCACCGCTGCCCTTCAGCCTGACCTGGATCGACAGCCGCGACGGCATCTTCCCCGAAAGCCTGCCCGGCCAGGTCGCTTGCGAAACTTCCGATCCCGTGCAGGCCGCCGTGCCCGGCTTGGCCGCCGGCACGCTGGTATTGATCATGAGCTTCAGCCACGCCGAAGACCTGGACATCGTGGCCGCCTGCCTGCTGCGCCAGCGAAGCCGCGGCGATCTGCCCTACATCGGCCTGATCGGCAGCGCCACCAAATGGGCCACCTTCCAGCGCCGGCTGCGCCAGCGCGGCTTTTCCGACACTGAACTGGGCCGGGTGACCTGCCCGATCGGCGTGCCCGGTATCCGGGGCAAGGAACCGGAGGTGATCGCTGTGGCGGTGGCGGCACAGTTATTGCAAATCGAAGGCTGA
- a CDS encoding urate hydroxylase PuuD: MESYYLDWANLLLRWVHVITAIAWVGSSFYFVFLDSSLTPPEDDDLKRQGVSGELWAVHGGGFYHPVKFAGAPPKLPGHLHWFYWESYTTWITGFSLFTVSYLWNASVYLIDRSLMNWSPGAAIGVALSFLVVFWMLYDAICQVFGKRRNGDAIVGLLVGLLVCFAAWLACHWFAGRAAFLLVGAMIATTMSANVFFWIIPGQRKIIASIKAGTPVDPVHGQRGKQRSVHNTYFTLPVLFAMLSNHYSFTYSHPQNWLVLIVMMFAGAAIRQFFVMRHGWKLGRNRNPIGYALVGVAVIAGAVAWMKPLPQPVAVSATPNAGGATNTAAAGPGYAELQKVLEQRCYLCHGAQMQMKNVRLDSPANVKLHAQAIYQQAVVTRIMPMGNATNITEAERALIGQWFQAGAKTE; this comes from the coding sequence ATGGAAAGTTATTACCTCGACTGGGCCAACCTGCTGCTGCGCTGGGTCCACGTCATCACCGCGATCGCCTGGGTCGGCTCGTCGTTCTATTTTGTCTTCCTCGACAGCAGCCTCACGCCGCCGGAAGACGACGACCTCAAACGCCAGGGCGTGAGCGGCGAACTCTGGGCCGTGCACGGCGGCGGTTTCTACCACCCCGTCAAGTTCGCCGGCGCCCCGCCCAAGCTGCCCGGCCACCTGCACTGGTTCTACTGGGAAAGCTACACCACCTGGATCACCGGCTTCAGCCTGTTCACCGTTTCCTACCTCTGGAACGCCAGCGTCTACCTGATCGACCGTTCGCTGATGAACTGGTCGCCGGGCGCGGCCATCGGCGTGGCGCTTTCCTTCCTCGTGGTGTTCTGGATGTTGTACGACGCGATCTGCCAGGTGTTCGGCAAGCGCCGCAACGGCGACGCCATCGTCGGCCTGCTGGTGGGCCTGTTGGTGTGCTTCGCTGCGTGGCTGGCCTGCCACTGGTTCGCCGGGCGCGCGGCCTTCCTGCTGGTGGGCGCGATGATCGCCACCACCATGAGCGCCAACGTGTTCTTCTGGATCATCCCCGGCCAGCGCAAGATCATCGCCTCGATCAAGGCCGGCACGCCGGTCGACCCGGTGCACGGCCAACGTGGCAAGCAGCGCAGCGTGCACAACACGTATTTCACGCTGCCGGTGCTGTTCGCCATGCTCAGCAACCACTACAGCTTCACCTACAGCCATCCGCAGAACTGGCTGGTGCTGATCGTGATGATGTTCGCCGGCGCGGCCATCCGCCAGTTCTTCGTCATGCGCCACGGCTGGAAGCTCGGTCGCAACCGCAACCCGATCGGCTATGCGCTGGTCGGAGTGGCCGTGATCGCCGGCGCCGTCGCCTGGATGAAGCCGCTGCCGCAGCCCGTGGCGGTGTCGGCGACGCCCAACGCGGGGGGCGCCACGAACACCGCGGCGGCCGGCCCGGGCTACGCCGAGCTGCAGAAGGTGCTGGAGCAGCGCTGCTACCTGTGCCACGGCGCGCAGATGCAGATGAAGAACGTACGGCTGGACTCGCCGGCGAATGTCAAGCTGCATGCCCAGGCGATCTACCAGCAGGCCGTGGTGACCAGGATCATGCCGATGGGCAACGCCACCAACATCACCGAGGCCGAGCGTGCGCTGATCGGGCAGTGGTTTCAAGCTGGCGCCAAGACGGAATAG
- a CDS encoding methyl-accepting chemotaxis protein — MRLNLAIRHKMLAFSLLGLLFVLAVGGIGYAAVTQLAEASNRLTETSSALKNQMEADMMHDALRGDALRAMLAGSRKESSEQAAVQTELDEHVKQFRQSLEDLRATALDPQVGAAIVKLRPALDAYVASAGQVVRLAFSDTAAADVQMTGFSAAFKTLEDEMETLGEMIEAQVKATEAESVSMAATARLTMLVTAVVSAALLFVIGVVVGRSITGPLDRAVAITRTVASGDLGSRIEVTGTGETAELLGALKTMNDSLVQLVGTVRKSSESIATGSSEIANGSVDLSQRTEAQAASLEQTAASMEQLTATVRQNADTARQASQMAASASEAAAQGGVVVGRVVATMGDITSSARKIADIIGVIDGIAFQTNILALNAAVEAARAGEQGRGFAVVASEVRGLAQRSAEAAKQIKTLIGESVGNVEAGTTLVADAGKSMQDIVAQVQRVSVLINEISAASSEQTTGIGQVGQSVAQLDQVTQQNAALVEESSAAAASLKQQAAQLAQVISRFRLA; from the coding sequence ATGCGTTTGAACCTTGCCATTCGCCACAAGATGCTGGCCTTCAGCCTGTTGGGGCTCCTATTCGTGCTCGCCGTGGGGGGCATCGGCTATGCGGCCGTGACGCAGCTCGCGGAAGCTTCGAACCGTCTGACTGAGACCAGTTCGGCGTTGAAGAACCAGATGGAGGCCGACATGATGCACGACGCGCTGCGCGGCGACGCCCTGCGCGCCATGCTGGCCGGCAGCCGCAAGGAAAGCTCCGAGCAGGCGGCCGTCCAGACCGAGCTGGACGAGCACGTGAAGCAGTTCCGCCAATCCCTCGAAGATCTGCGCGCCACGGCGCTCGACCCGCAGGTCGGTGCCGCGATCGTCAAGCTCCGCCCCGCACTCGACGCTTATGTCGCCAGCGCCGGCCAGGTGGTGCGCCTGGCCTTCAGCGACACGGCCGCGGCCGATGTGCAGATGACGGGCTTCAGCGCGGCGTTCAAGACGCTCGAGGACGAGATGGAGACGCTGGGCGAAATGATCGAGGCCCAGGTCAAGGCCACCGAAGCCGAGAGCGTGTCCATGGCCGCCACCGCGCGGCTCACGATGCTGGTCACCGCGGTGGTGTCGGCGGCGCTGCTGTTCGTGATCGGTGTCGTCGTCGGACGCAGCATCACCGGCCCGCTGGACCGTGCCGTGGCCATCACCCGCACCGTGGCCTCCGGCGATCTGGGGTCGCGCATCGAAGTCACCGGCACCGGGGAGACTGCCGAACTGCTGGGCGCGCTGAAGACCATGAACGACAGCCTGGTGCAACTGGTGGGCACGGTGCGCAAGAGCAGCGAAAGCATCGCCACCGGCTCCAGTGAAATCGCCAATGGCAGCGTGGACCTGAGCCAGCGCACCGAAGCGCAGGCCGCCAGCCTGGAGCAGACTGCGGCCTCGATGGAACAGCTTACCGCCACCGTGCGGCAGAACGCGGACACCGCGCGCCAGGCCAGCCAGATGGCGGCCAGTGCCTCCGAAGCCGCGGCCCAGGGCGGCGTGGTCGTCGGCCGGGTGGTCGCCACCATGGGCGACATCACCAGCAGCGCGCGCAAGATCGCCGACATCATCGGCGTGATCGACGGCATCGCGTTCCAGACCAACATCCTCGCGCTCAACGCCGCGGTGGAAGCCGCGCGCGCCGGGGAGCAGGGCCGCGGCTTCGCCGTGGTGGCCAGCGAGGTGCGCGGCCTGGCGCAGCGCAGCGCCGAGGCGGCCAAGCAGATCAAGACGCTGATCGGCGAGAGCGTGGGCAATGTGGAAGCGGGCACCACGCTGGTGGCCGACGCCGGCAAGTCCATGCAGGACATCGTGGCCCAGGTGCAGCGCGTGAGTGTGCTGATCAACGAGATCAGCGCCGCGAGCTCGGAGCAGACCACCGGTATCGGCCAGGTCGGTCAGTCGGTGGCGCAACTGGACCAGGTCACCCAGCAGAACGCGGCGCTGGTGGAGGAAAGCAGCGCCGCCGCGGCCAGCCTGAAGCAGCAGGCGGCGCAGCTCGCGCAGGTGATCAGCCGATTCAGGCTGGCTTAG
- a CDS encoding DNA alkylation repair protein produces MAEPLVAQYGPDVPQAIARMIASVHPRFPVDAFLHDALAGYDALALMPRGRHIARALQRHLPPDFGEALRILLASVDQPHGRAPGLSLASFLFLPHTVFVAEFGLDHFEASMQAQHMLTQRFTAEFSIRPFLQHRPEATLARLAEWTRDPSEHVRRLVSEGTRPRLPWAPRLPAFQRDPTPVLALLERLKDDPALYVRRSVANNLNDIGKDHPDVLTATAQDWLQGATPERRWVVQHALRSAVKRGEPGALAALGFGASAEVAIARPSVTPQQALVGGTLSIAFDVTNTTAGPQRVLVDFAVHYVKANGQSRAKVFKLKTLDLAAHETQRVGKSISLAEMTTRKHYPGLHRVEAILNGRAEELGSFELKTA; encoded by the coding sequence ATGGCCGAACCCCTCGTCGCCCAATACGGACCCGATGTCCCCCAGGCCATCGCGCGCATGATCGCCAGCGTGCATCCACGCTTTCCCGTCGATGCCTTCCTGCACGACGCGTTAGCGGGCTACGACGCGTTGGCCCTGATGCCGCGTGGCCGGCATATCGCACGAGCCCTGCAGCGACACCTGCCGCCGGACTTTGGCGAGGCGCTGCGCATCCTGCTGGCCTCGGTCGACCAGCCGCACGGGCGCGCGCCGGGGCTGTCGCTGGCGTCTTTCCTTTTCCTGCCGCACACGGTGTTCGTGGCCGAATTCGGGCTCGACCATTTCGAGGCGTCGATGCAGGCGCAACACATGCTCACCCAACGCTTCACCGCCGAATTCAGCATCCGCCCTTTCCTGCAGCACCGGCCCGAAGCCACACTCGCCCGTCTGGCCGAGTGGACACGCGACCCGAGCGAACACGTTCGCCGACTGGTCTCCGAGGGTACGCGGCCACGGCTGCCCTGGGCGCCGCGCCTGCCGGCATTCCAGCGCGACCCGACCCCGGTGCTGGCGCTGCTGGAGCGGCTCAAGGACGACCCCGCGCTCTATGTGCGGCGCTCGGTGGCCAACAACCTGAACGACATCGGCAAGGACCATCCCGACGTGTTGACGGCCACCGCGCAGGACTGGCTGCAGGGCGCCACGCCCGAGCGGCGCTGGGTGGTGCAGCACGCGCTGCGTTCGGCGGTGAAACGGGGCGAGCCGGGCGCACTGGCGGCGCTGGGCTTCGGTGCGTCGGCCGAGGTGGCGATCGCCCGCCCCAGCGTGACGCCGCAGCAGGCATTGGTCGGCGGCACGCTCAGCATCGCTTTCGACGTGACCAACACCACCGCCGGGCCGCAGCGCGTGCTTGTGGACTTTGCGGTGCACTACGTCAAGGCCAACGGCCAGAGCCGCGCCAAGGTATTCAAACTCAAGACGCTCGATCTGGCCGCACACGAAACACAGCGCGTGGGCAAATCCATCTCACTTGCCGAGATGACGACGCGCAAGCACTATCCCGGCCTGCACCGGGTGGAGGCGATCCTCAATGGCCGCGCCGAAGAACTCGGTAGTTTCGAACTGAAGACGGCGTGA
- a CDS encoding NUDIX domain-containing protein, with protein sequence MPEPEIQTIATRIAYQNPWMTVREDRIVRASGAIGLYGVVEKPDFALVVPVQDGRMHLVQQYRYPVGERFWEFPQGSTTGGEVDRQAQAATELREETGFTAAEWRYAGNLFAAYGYTKQGFDVYLATQLTPGPTELESEEEGLISRDFSIDEVERMILDGVIRDGSTVAAFGLLRMKGWI encoded by the coding sequence ATGCCAGAACCGGAAATCCAGACCATCGCTACTCGCATCGCCTACCAGAACCCGTGGATGACGGTGCGTGAGGACCGGATCGTGCGCGCCAGCGGCGCCATCGGCCTCTACGGTGTGGTCGAGAAACCCGACTTCGCCCTCGTCGTGCCGGTGCAGGACGGCCGCATGCACCTGGTGCAGCAGTACCGCTACCCGGTCGGCGAACGTTTCTGGGAATTCCCCCAGGGCTCTACCACCGGTGGTGAGGTCGACCGCCAGGCCCAAGCCGCGACGGAGCTGCGCGAGGAAACCGGCTTCACCGCCGCCGAATGGCGTTACGCCGGCAACCTGTTCGCGGCCTACGGCTACACCAAGCAAGGTTTCGACGTCTACCTGGCGACGCAACTCACGCCGGGGCCGACCGAACTCGAATCGGAAGAAGAAGGCCTGATCTCACGGGACTTCAGCATCGACGAAGTCGAGCGCATGATCCTGGACGGCGTGATCCGCGACGGTTCGACGGTGGCGGCGTTTGGGTTGCTGCGGATGAAGGGATGGATCTGA